One Lysinibacillus fusiformis genomic window carries:
- the hutI gene encoding imidazolonepropionase — translation MTGISQKPIWIQNISQLVTLASDKKGPRIREEMRELGIIEGGSVWIENGLIQDLGTTREMILKYLHRAEEAEIVDATGKIVTPGLIDPHTHVVFGGSREHEFEMRLEGASYMDIMNAGGGIHATTRKMRSLSEEHIFNQTARRLDLFLQHGVTTLESKSGYGLDLENELKQLRVMRKLHEKHPMDIIPTFMGAHAVPEEYRENPDMFVDLVIEEMIPAVVKENLAKFIDVFCEVDVFTPEQSERVLLAGKEYGLIPKIHADEIEENKGAYVATKVGAISAEHLLKVSDEGIEELAKSGVIACLLPATALYLGEKPARARDIIDAGVPVAISTDCNPGSSPTISMPLVMNLACITMKMTPAESLCAATYNAACALQIEDRVGSIEVGKQADIVLWDVHNHQKLHYIFGVNHVKKVWKKGVKVVG, via the coding sequence ATGACGGGAATATCACAGAAGCCAATCTGGATTCAAAATATTTCACAATTAGTGACACTAGCTAGCGATAAAAAAGGACCACGGATACGTGAAGAAATGCGAGAGCTCGGAATTATTGAGGGCGGAAGTGTATGGATTGAAAATGGTTTGATTCAAGATTTAGGTACGACACGTGAAATGATTCTAAAATATTTACATCGCGCAGAAGAAGCTGAGATTGTAGATGCAACTGGGAAAATTGTCACACCTGGTTTGATAGATCCTCATACGCATGTTGTGTTCGGGGGGAGCCGCGAGCATGAATTTGAGATGCGTTTAGAGGGTGCGAGCTATATGGACATTATGAATGCTGGGGGAGGTATTCATGCAACGACACGAAAAATGCGCTCATTATCAGAAGAACATATTTTCAATCAGACCGCGAGGCGATTGGACTTGTTTTTACAGCATGGAGTCACGACACTCGAAAGCAAAAGTGGCTACGGGTTGGATTTAGAAAATGAATTAAAGCAATTACGTGTGATGCGAAAATTGCATGAAAAGCATCCAATGGATATTATCCCAACCTTTATGGGAGCCCATGCGGTGCCAGAGGAATATAGGGAAAATCCAGATATGTTCGTCGATTTAGTCATTGAAGAAATGATTCCAGCAGTTGTTAAAGAGAATCTCGCAAAATTCATCGATGTTTTTTGCGAGGTAGATGTCTTTACCCCAGAGCAATCTGAGCGCGTTTTGCTAGCTGGAAAAGAATATGGACTTATTCCCAAAATTCATGCGGATGAGATTGAAGAAAATAAAGGAGCGTATGTTGCAACAAAGGTGGGCGCTATTTCTGCAGAACATTTACTAAAAGTATCAGATGAAGGTATTGAAGAGCTTGCAAAATCAGGCGTTATTGCTTGTTTATTGCCGGCAACGGCACTGTATTTAGGAGAGAAGCCAGCACGTGCACGAGACATTATTGATGCTGGTGTACCTGTAGCAATTTCAACAGATTGTAACCCAGGGTCATCCCCGACAATATCGATGCCGCTTGTCATGAACTTAGCATGTATTACAATGAAAATGACACCAGCGGAAAGCTTATGCGCTGCTACGTATAATGCTGCCTGTGCACTTCAAATTGAGGATCGTGTAGGCTCGATTGAAGTAGGAAAGCAAGCAGACATCGTACTTTGGGATGTGCATAATCATCAAAAGTTACATTATATTTTTGGTGTTAATCATGTGAAAAAGGTATGGAAAAAAGGCGTGAAGGTGGTCGGTTAA
- a CDS encoding GNAT family N-acetyltransferase yields MQLIRIRTDDELTLYKEIWDEILANEQNDNPFIEYAWFYNWWKIVGKKEQVELYAVKKENNIIAFFPFTVRMQWGVRIYAFAGENMANYSGIIAPNKWLLSAATFVFDELIKKHRHLIFSFHGLLESGESSKSIEQYFVERQMRPSIFRVITPYLAFNEIDFSSFFNNRRKMHGVDRRERKLRNLGSLSSKIPDQGDLWQMFRLFDRRWAKKVDTSSFTKGKKREFFEHLALLKGDALKVDVEALVFENQWIAFTYGICCRGRYVSYALGHETNFNQFGAGRIVNQHMIKRSFNEGYNKFDMSIGYEPYKFDWRSGIDFTRRIIISNGTKRAKFVKCRLALKERIKETLKSSHRVVEWKRNTLGQLRYLAKYGKGKDWLEYGQRFVEKFIRFKQVDLFELTPTDSVTPLQPVGLLFEEMSIQEAMHLDQEAIISLFYQGYTIYKDSFAETTKPAFALHTDNWRVDALQIVESLPKQTHFLTYDVYKNIDIMTAFFQKIKPTHTLWVTASIWQWRKRKRLQQLGYKRISRMKHFKCARYERNHVKKYTESGGDVHSVH; encoded by the coding sequence TTGCAATTAATACGTATTAGAACTGATGATGAGCTTACTTTATATAAGGAAATCTGGGATGAGATTTTAGCTAATGAACAGAATGATAATCCATTTATTGAATATGCTTGGTTTTATAATTGGTGGAAAATTGTTGGAAAAAAAGAGCAGGTAGAGTTATATGCTGTTAAAAAGGAAAACAATATCATCGCTTTTTTCCCATTTACTGTGCGCATGCAATGGGGGGTACGTATTTATGCTTTTGCAGGTGAAAATATGGCCAATTATTCAGGCATTATAGCGCCTAATAAGTGGCTATTATCGGCTGCAACCTTTGTATTTGATGAATTAATCAAAAAGCATCGTCATCTAATCTTTTCGTTTCATGGTCTATTGGAGAGTGGTGAATCTTCGAAAAGTATTGAACAATATTTCGTTGAAAGGCAGATGCGGCCAAGTATTTTTCGTGTAATAACACCGTATCTTGCCTTTAACGAAATAGATTTTTCTAGTTTCTTCAATAACCGTCGCAAGATGCATGGGGTAGATAGGCGAGAAAGAAAGCTAAGAAACTTAGGTTCATTAAGTAGCAAAATCCCAGACCAAGGTGATCTTTGGCAAATGTTCAGATTGTTTGATAGACGTTGGGCGAAAAAAGTGGATACGAGCAGTTTCACGAAGGGCAAGAAAAGGGAGTTTTTTGAGCATCTAGCGCTTCTTAAAGGCGATGCGTTGAAAGTAGATGTAGAGGCGCTGGTATTTGAAAATCAGTGGATTGCTTTCACTTACGGGATATGCTGTCGAGGGCGATATGTGTCCTATGCACTGGGACATGAGACGAATTTCAATCAGTTTGGCGCCGGTCGTATTGTGAACCAACATATGATAAAACGCTCCTTTAATGAGGGCTATAACAAGTTTGATATGAGCATCGGTTATGAGCCCTATAAGTTTGATTGGCGCTCAGGCATAGATTTTACAAGGCGCATTATTATCAGTAACGGTACGAAACGTGCAAAATTTGTAAAATGTCGGTTGGCTTTAAAGGAACGTATAAAGGAAACGTTAAAAAGTAGTCATCGAGTTGTGGAGTGGAAGCGCAATACACTTGGACAATTGCGTTATTTAGCAAAGTATGGGAAAGGAAAAGATTGGCTAGAATATGGACAACGATTCGTAGAAAAGTTTATTCGTTTTAAGCAAGTAGATTTATTCGAATTAACCCCCACTGATAGTGTTACACCACTTCAACCAGTCGGTCTGTTGTTTGAGGAAATGTCGATTCAAGAGGCCATGCATCTCGATCAGGAAGCAATTATTTCCTTGTTCTATCAGGGGTATACAATCTACAAAGATTCCTTTGCAGAGACGACTAAGCCTGCTTTTGCGTTGCACACAGATAACTGGCGTGTAGACGCATTGCAAATCGTTGAATCTTTGCCTAAGCAGACCCATTTTTTAACATATGATGTCTATAAAAATATTGATATTATGACAGCCTTCTTCCAAAAAATAAAACCGACACACACACTTTGGGTAACTGCAAGCATTTGGCAATGGCGTAAGCGTAAACGATTGCAGCAGCTAGGCTATAAACGTATTTCTCGAATGAAACATTTCAAATGTGCTCGCTATGAGCGAAATCATGTGAAAAAATACACAGAGAGTGGGGGCGATGTTCATTCTGTCCATTAG
- a CDS encoding polysaccharide deacetylase family protein yields the protein MEETAIEVNRGGFVISLDFELNWGVHDVFRHGQYDENLYGVRHALPKILTLFEKYGIHATWATVGLLFAETKDEMAHYLRGIPVKYEKKRYAAHLQLANVGENEQEDPLHFGKSLIEEILRTPHQEIGTHTFSHYYCVENGQTEDDFRADLHATMLISADYIAPMKSIIFPRNQVNTSYFEACLETGLVCYRGNETHALYSPEKFTKKSRLLGAMKWLDSYVNITGNHLIRLEEMKRDVFVNVRSSAFLRPYCKRLSVLEGLKVRRIKEGMLAAAKTEAFYHLWWHPHNFGKHTEKNLAMLEELLRYFRELQTTYNFQSYSMHEVAMLCQQ from the coding sequence GTGGAGGAAACAGCAATCGAAGTAAATCGTGGTGGTTTCGTTATTTCTTTGGATTTTGAGCTGAACTGGGGTGTCCATGATGTGTTTAGACATGGACAATATGACGAAAATTTATATGGAGTACGTCATGCATTGCCTAAAATACTTACATTATTTGAGAAATATGGCATTCATGCAACGTGGGCAACGGTCGGTTTATTGTTTGCAGAAACAAAGGATGAAATGGCACATTATTTACGAGGAATCCCAGTAAAGTATGAAAAAAAACGCTATGCAGCGCATTTGCAACTTGCGAATGTAGGTGAAAATGAGCAAGAGGATCCCTTACATTTTGGTAAATCCTTAATTGAAGAAATACTGCGGACACCACATCAGGAAATCGGTACCCATACATTTTCACATTACTATTGCGTGGAGAATGGTCAAACAGAAGATGATTTTCGAGCAGATTTACATGCCACAATGTTGATAAGTGCTGATTACATCGCACCCATGAAGTCTATTATTTTTCCTCGCAATCAGGTGAATACCTCTTATTTTGAGGCATGTCTGGAAACGGGACTTGTATGCTATAGAGGAAATGAAACACACGCATTATACAGCCCTGAAAAGTTCACAAAAAAAAGTAGGTTATTGGGTGCGATGAAATGGCTAGATAGCTATGTGAATATAACAGGCAATCATTTGATACGATTAGAAGAAATGAAGAGAGACGTATTCGTAAATGTACGTTCGAGTGCATTTTTAAGACCATATTGTAAGCGATTAAGTGTATTGGAAGGACTTAAAGTAAGACGTATCAAAGAAGGGATGCTTGCCGCTGCAAAGACAGAAGCTTTTTATCATTTATGGTGGCATCCACATAATTTCGGTAAACATACAGAAAAAAATTTAGCTATGCTTGAGGAGCTTTTGAGGTATTTTCGAGAACTACAAACAACATATAATTTCCAAAGCTACTCAATGCATGAGGTAGCGATGCTTTGCCAGCAATAA